A genomic window from Vagococcus entomophilus includes:
- a CDS encoding HIT family protein has protein sequence MKWYENRILSANQGKNPMVMKELNGGYAAFGDVQFLPGYCVLLPKREVGSLNELTNLERKAYLLDMAYLGDAILASAQASRVNYDILGNTDQYLHAHVFPRYHWEPEERRKMPVWLYDKESWINQENLYSEEKHGELRKKITHYLHENFQSI, from the coding sequence ATGAAATGGTATGAAAATAGAATTTTGTCTGCGAATCAAGGAAAAAATCCAATGGTGATGAAAGAACTAAATGGTGGGTATGCTGCATTTGGAGATGTTCAATTTTTGCCAGGCTACTGCGTATTACTGCCCAAAAGAGAAGTTGGCTCGTTAAATGAGCTCACTAATCTAGAAAGAAAAGCTTACTTGCTGGATATGGCCTATTTAGGAGATGCGATCCTTGCTAGCGCTCAGGCATCCCGTGTGAATTATGATATACTGGGCAATACGGATCAGTATCTTCATGCACATGTGTTTCCACGTTATCATTGGGAGCCGGAGGAGAGGCGAAAAATGCCGGTATGGTTGTACGATAAAGAGAGTTGGATCAATCAAGAAAATCTTTACAGTGAAGAAAAACATGGTGAATTAAGAAAAAAAATCACCCATTATCTGCATGAAAATTTCCAATCAATATGA
- a CDS encoding DUF3021 family protein produces MNVYNRIAVGLGIGSFVYLASLLFKDSVSITRESILFVFLISIFIGVTSVLFDYEQFSFNLALVLHFVAVSAFTWILSYAFFGIKNALDFSISLLVFYTISYCVTRVNLLFTSRELNQYLAKIKAKKE; encoded by the coding sequence ATGAACGTATACAATAGAATTGCAGTTGGATTAGGGATAGGATCATTTGTGTATCTAGCGAGTTTGCTTTTTAAAGACTCTGTTAGTATTACACGAGAGTCGATTCTCTTTGTTTTCTTAATTTCGATTTTTATTGGCGTAACATCTGTTCTCTTTGATTATGAGCAGTTTAGCTTTAATTTGGCTTTAGTTCTTCACTTTGTCGCGGTGAGTGCATTTACTTGGATACTTAGTTATGCGTTCTTTGGTATTAAAAATGCGCTTGATTTTTCCATTAGTTTACTTGTTTTCTATACAATTTCGTATTGCGTAACTCGTGTGAATTTATTGTTTACTTCTAGAGAGTTAAATCAGTATCTAGCAAAAATAAAAGCTAAAAAAGAATAA
- a CDS encoding DUF6622 family protein produces MIVTTFFTEMIKQTPFWVWVVLAILIKRGLALNTDGEASLGKSVIVPVIFIIWGIEKIFNGFEYILCSFITYGLLLGIGSFVGYLLYSSTQKYYLRDGVMMRKGSLVPLFVILSNFVIKYGLNVAMSVNTSLLNNLAFNVGYSIVAGFTVGLFAGGFINTLMNQKKLLK; encoded by the coding sequence ATGATAGTAACAACATTTTTTACTGAAATGATTAAGCAGACCCCGTTTTGGGTATGGGTGGTATTGGCAATTTTGATCAAGAGAGGGCTAGCGTTAAACACTGATGGAGAGGCTTCATTAGGAAAATCTGTTATAGTGCCAGTAATCTTTATTATTTGGGGGATAGAGAAAATCTTCAATGGATTTGAGTACATACTATGTTCTTTCATCACCTATGGGCTATTATTAGGGATTGGGTCATTTGTCGGATACCTATTGTACTCTTCTACGCAAAAGTATTATCTACGTGATGGTGTCATGATGAGAAAAGGGAGTCTCGTTCCCCTTTTTGTCATTTTAAGTAATTTTGTGATTAAGTATGGATTAAACGTTGCGATGAGCGTAAATACGAGTTTACTCAACAATCTAGCTTTTAATGTGGGGTATTCTATTGTGGCAGGATTTACTGTAGGGCTGTTTGCTGGGGGTTTTATCAATACCTTAATGAACCAAAAGAAATTATTGAAATAA
- a CDS encoding LytTR family DNA-binding domain-containing protein — protein MKVRIEKIRDNQEEESALIRVVKVNETINRAVELLKNPQNTVIVQNINSGANEKVYLDEVMYVEYLERNIFLYTKSESYCLRTSLTKFMETYASVFIQIKKNLALNCYFVHSFATNRSGSLVVILATGEKLVVSRRYVKKLKESLSKLADTGYE, from the coding sequence ATGAAAGTTAGAATTGAGAAAATTAGGGATAATCAAGAGGAAGAGTCAGCTCTAATTCGTGTTGTAAAAGTAAATGAGACAATTAATCGAGCTGTGGAGCTGCTTAAAAACCCTCAAAATACAGTAATCGTTCAAAATATTAACTCAGGAGCAAATGAAAAAGTATATCTTGATGAGGTCATGTACGTTGAGTATTTAGAACGTAATATATTTTTGTATACAAAATCAGAATCTTACTGTCTCAGAACGTCCTTAACTAAGTTTATGGAAACATATGCGAGTGTCTTTATCCAAATCAAAAAGAATTTGGCCCTAAATTGCTATTTTGTGCATTCTTTTGCTACAAATAGGAGTGGAAGTTTAGTGGTCATTTTAGCTACTGGTGAAAAACTAGTGGTGAGCCGTCGTTATGTTAAAAAGCTAAAAGAGTCCTTATCCAAGCTTGCTGATACCGGATATGAATGA
- a CDS encoding NUDIX hydrolase, protein MEIKNHFGVYGVCFKENELLCIKKNAGPYRGRFDLPGGSQEIGEGLTETLVREVLEETGFTISSYSNPRVYDVFVREEKMTDTVHHIMVFYDFEIDPRFKQKKLLSIVADGANDSDSEVWINLDLIDSENSSPLVLKIKEEWLGKAELEKTSYNNWKVRGTSD, encoded by the coding sequence ATGGAGATAAAGAATCATTTTGGTGTTTATGGAGTATGCTTTAAAGAAAACGAATTATTATGTATTAAAAAGAATGCGGGACCCTATAGAGGACGATTTGATCTCCCAGGTGGAAGTCAAGAAATTGGGGAAGGATTAACAGAGACTTTGGTAAGAGAAGTTTTAGAAGAAACGGGCTTTACCATATCCTCCTATTCCAATCCTAGGGTGTACGATGTTTTTGTTAGAGAAGAAAAAATGACCGATACGGTTCACCATATTATGGTATTTTATGATTTTGAAATAGACCCCCGTTTTAAACAAAAAAAACTCCTCTCTATCGTAGCGGATGGAGCAAATGATTCCGATTCAGAAGTATGGATTAACTTAGACCTGATTGATTCAGAAAATTCTTCTCCGCTTGTCTTAAAAATAAAAGAAGAATGGTTAGGAAAAGCAGAATTAGAAAAAACTAGTTATAACAATTGGAAAGTAAGGGGAACATCAGATTGA